A portion of the Stigmatella aurantiaca DW4/3-1 genome contains these proteins:
- a CDS encoding response regulator has product MKHSHTRAQETPATLPQADAPRLLLAEDDSEMRCMLSRALRRSGFHVTELRDGRETVSLLSHCATQTPEQMPHLLISDVRMPGCTGLEVLAHLRRSHSCLPVILITSFGDEETHEEARRLGAAQVIDKPFDLDELCAAAWTLVPAS; this is encoded by the coding sequence ATGAAGCACTCGCACACCAGGGCCCAAGAGACGCCAGCCACCCTGCCGCAGGCGGACGCGCCCCGTCTCCTGTTGGCGGAAGATGACTCGGAGATGCGGTGCATGCTGTCCCGGGCCCTGCGGCGCTCGGGCTTTCACGTCACCGAGCTCCGGGATGGCCGCGAGACCGTGAGCCTCTTGTCCCACTGCGCCACCCAGACCCCCGAGCAGATGCCCCACCTGCTCATCAGCGATGTGCGGATGCCGGGCTGTACGGGGCTGGAGGTGCTGGCCCACCTGCGGCGCTCCCACTCGTGCCTCCCCGTCATCCTCATCACCAGCTTTGGCGATGAGGAGACCCATGAGGAGGCCCGGCGGCTCGGTGCGGCTCAGGTGATCGACAAGCCGTTCGATCTGGACGAGCTCTGCGCCGCCGCCTGGACGCTGGTGCCTGCGTCCTGA